In a genomic window of Gossypium arboreum isolate Shixiya-1 chromosome 7, ASM2569848v2, whole genome shotgun sequence:
- the LOC108465755 gene encoding uncharacterized protein LOC108465755: MALTNFILTVAGVSAVVLLLRSDVKQSAAIFRRNVKHIRNWLEEESSAASKAAEKAKPKELESKVPPKKD, from the exons atggcattaACCAACTTCATATTAACAGTAGCAGGTGTTAGCGCAGTGGTTCTTTTATTGCGAAGCGACGTTAAACAATCCGCTGCGATCTTTAGGCGCAACGTTAAACATATAAGGAATTGGCTTGAAGAAGAGTCTTCTGCTGCTTCCAA GGCAGCAGAGAAGGCAAAGCCCAAGGAATTGGAGTCCAAGGTTCCTCCTAAGAAGGACTAG